The proteins below are encoded in one region of Methanosarcina barkeri 3:
- a CDS encoding TfuA-related McrA-glycine thioamidation protein, protein MKAKVVIFTGNSISHEDARKVLRANYQPPVRRFQLEKFVQKGYKVIGIIDGMFFDRAAVGHREILSALDAGVKVVGGASMGALRASELDVHGMIGVGKVYEWYRDGVIESDDEVAVSTNPDTFEPISVPLVNIRETLKAAFASGLLSKEEHDGLLELAINTYYPDRSYLGLVKEGAKKGLIPEEKKKSFLNFFTGNEVDVKMEDAVLVLETVKKLIEEA, encoded by the coding sequence ATGAAAGCAAAAGTGGTGATCTTTACAGGCAACAGCATTAGCCATGAGGACGCAAGAAAAGTTCTCAGGGCAAATTACCAGCCTCCTGTACGCAGGTTCCAGCTTGAAAAATTCGTTCAGAAAGGGTATAAGGTAATAGGAATAATAGACGGAATGTTTTTTGACAGGGCAGCTGTTGGACACAGGGAGATTCTGTCTGCGCTTGATGCAGGTGTAAAGGTAGTTGGAGGTGCCAGCATGGGAGCTCTACGGGCTTCTGAACTGGATGTCCACGGCATGATAGGAGTAGGAAAGGTTTACGAATGGTACAGGGACGGTGTAATCGAATCAGATGATGAAGTTGCAGTAAGCACAAACCCTGACACTTTCGAGCCCATTTCCGTACCCCTTGTCAATATAAGAGAAACGCTAAAAGCCGCATTTGCCTCAGGACTTTTGAGTAAAGAAGAACATGACGGTCTTCTGGAGCTTGCAATTAACACTTATTATCCTGACCGGAGCTATCTCGGACTTGTAAAAGAAGGGGCAAAAAAAGGGCTAATCCCGGAAGAAAAGAAAAAATCCTTTCTGAATTTTTTCACAGGCAATGAAGTTGACGTAAAAATGGAAGATGCGGTCCTGGTACTTGAAACCGTAAAAAAACTGATTGAAGAAGCTTGA